In Bacteroidota bacterium, one genomic interval encodes:
- a CDS encoding DegT/DnrJ/EryC1/StrS family aminotransferase, protein MIEYENLGKLNAPFFDAFEKAFKETLESGWYILGNKVQSFENEFATYCNAKHCIGLANGLDALILALRAFDFEKGDEVIVPSNTYIATILSIIHNGLKPVLVEPDITTYNIDPLKIEEKITSKTKAIMVVHLYGKMCEMDAIMAIAKKHELKVIEDCAQAHGASYKNTKAGNWGDFGAFSFYPTKNLGAIADAGAMTTNDPMLAEEIKTLRNYGSKTKYYNERVGFNSRLDEVQAAFLSIKLKKLDAINEHKRKLAALYLKELKSDFIKPVVHPDYFDVYHIFNVRHEKRDALKEYLLANQIKTDIHYPVAPNKQKAMIGIIDDQTTPIAEKIHQTTLSLPISFYHTEEDILRVIEAMNKF, encoded by the coding sequence ATGATTGAATACGAAAATTTAGGAAAGCTCAATGCTCCCTTTTTCGATGCGTTTGAAAAAGCTTTTAAGGAAACCCTTGAAAGTGGATGGTATATTCTTGGAAATAAAGTTCAATCTTTTGAAAACGAATTTGCAACATATTGCAATGCCAAGCATTGTATCGGTTTGGCAAATGGCTTGGATGCATTGATTTTAGCTCTTCGGGCATTCGACTTTGAAAAAGGGGATGAAGTGATTGTTCCATCGAATACGTATATCGCAACGATTCTCTCCATTATCCATAATGGATTGAAACCTGTGCTGGTAGAACCGGATATCACAACCTATAACATTGACCCTCTAAAAATCGAAGAAAAAATCACTTCGAAAACGAAAGCAATTATGGTGGTGCATCTGTATGGGAAAATGTGCGAGATGGATGCAATCATGGCGATTGCTAAAAAGCATGAACTGAAAGTGATTGAAGATTGTGCTCAAGCACATGGCGCTTCCTACAAGAATACAAAAGCTGGAAATTGGGGTGATTTTGGTGCGTTTAGTTTTTATCCTACTAAAAACTTGGGTGCTATTGCTGATGCTGGGGCCATGACAACAAATGACCCAATGTTAGCAGAGGAAATAAAAACATTGCGCAATTATGGTTCTAAAACAAAATATTATAACGAACGTGTTGGTTTTAATTCAAGGCTGGACGAAGTACAAGCAGCATTTCTATCCATTAAATTGAAAAAGTTGGATGCGATTAATGAACATAAAAGGAAATTGGCAGCATTGTATTTGAAGGAATTAAAATCCGATTTTATTAAACCAGTTGTTCACCCTGATTATTTTGATGTGTATCATATTTTTAATGTTCGTCACGAAAAGCGTGATGCGCTTAAAGAATATTTGCTTGCAAATCAAATTAAAACGGACATACATTATCCCGTAGCTCCGAATAAACAAAAAGCAATGATTGGGATTATTGATGATCAAACTACGCCCATCGCTGAAAAAATTCATCAAACAACACTCAGCTTGCCAATTTCATTTTACCATACTGAAGAAGATATTTTAAGGGTGATTGAAGCAATGAACAAATTTTAA
- a CDS encoding FdtA/QdtA family cupin domain-containing protein, with translation MAHIIDLKTFTDKRGNLTVIEKVIPFDIKRVFYIYGVDDSKRGGHRHHKTIQAAICIKGSCTIHNNDGTVETDFELNQPNKCLILEPQDWHTMDHFSSDAILMVFASEYFDAADYIHEPYESKK, from the coding sequence ATGGCTCACATCATTGACTTGAAAACATTTACGGATAAAAGAGGTAATCTAACGGTTATTGAGAAGGTGATACCATTTGATATTAAACGCGTGTTTTATATCTATGGTGTAGATGACTCCAAAAGAGGCGGACATCGTCATCATAAAACGATACAAGCCGCTATTTGCATAAAAGGCTCTTGTACGATACATAACAATGACGGAACTGTAGAAACGGATTTTGAACTGAATCAACCTAATAAATGCTTGATATTGGAACCGCAAGACTGGCATACAATGGATCATTTTTCATCAGATGCTATTTTAATGGTTTTTGCCTCCGAATATTTTGATGCAGCAGATTATATTCATGAACCTTACGAATCTAAAAAATGA
- a CDS encoding glycosyl transferase: MKLNFCTLFNASYLSRGVVMYESLQLHCDDFHLYVYAFDDVCLNYLKSRNFKNLTVVSLKEFETLELLEAKKTRTAGEYCWTCSSSTIDYSIKHFDLDNCTYVDADMLFYSNPRVLIDEMGTNSVLITSHRYTKEYDQSDVSGKYCVQFMTFKNTPEGMAVLDWWRNACIEWCFGRVEDGKFGDQKYVDEFQTRFSGVHELKHLGGGVAPWNVQQYTFSSKDEKIRGKEIVSGKEFDLVFFHFHGLKFYENNIVGLTGELYEIRKEIQSMFYFPYIDLLNASKKIIHVDVKDVDPNGNAGFAPYKPLGFSLLLRFYLSGLKQSLTNIFGKSLKKRIRHHYFFDNK, translated from the coding sequence ATGAAACTTAATTTTTGCACCCTTTTTAATGCTAGTTATTTGTCGCGAGGTGTCGTGATGTATGAGTCATTGCAGCTACATTGTGATGATTTTCACCTATACGTTTATGCCTTCGATGATGTGTGCTTAAATTATCTGAAAAGTCGAAATTTTAAAAATCTAACAGTTGTTTCTTTAAAAGAATTTGAAACATTGGAATTGTTAGAAGCAAAAAAAACGAGAACTGCAGGTGAATATTGTTGGACGTGCTCTTCCTCTACAATAGATTATTCTATTAAACACTTTGATTTAGATAATTGTACGTATGTGGATGCGGATATGCTGTTTTATTCTAACCCAAGGGTATTGATTGATGAAATGGGTACGAATTCGGTTTTGATTACCTCTCATCGATATACAAAAGAATATGATCAATCGGATGTGAGTGGGAAATATTGTGTTCAGTTTATGACATTTAAAAATACACCTGAAGGGATGGCGGTATTAGATTGGTGGAGAAATGCTTGTATTGAATGGTGTTTTGGTCGAGTAGAGGATGGGAAATTTGGTGATCAAAAATATGTTGACGAATTTCAAACACGATTTTCAGGTGTTCATGAATTAAAACATCTGGGTGGTGGCGTTGCTCCTTGGAATGTTCAACAATATACTTTTTCGTCAAAAGATGAAAAAATAAGAGGAAAGGAAATAGTATCGGGTAAAGAATTTGACTTAGTTTTCTTTCATTTTCATGGATTGAAATTTTATGAAAATAATATTGTTGGATTAACTGGTGAATTATATGAGATCAGAAAAGAAATTCAATCGATGTTCTATTTTCCTTACATCGATTTGTTAAATGCATCTAAAAAGATTATTCATGTTGATGTAAAGGATGTTGACCCCAATGGGAATGCGGGCTTTGCTCCTTATAAGCCACTGGGCTTCAGTTTGCTATTGCGATTTTATCTTTCTGGTCTGAAACAATCGTTGACAAATATCTTTGGGAAAAGTCTTAAAAAGCGCATTCGGCACCATTATTTTTTCGATAATAAATGA
- a CDS encoding methyltransferase domain-containing protein produces the protein MASKLAYLNLGCGATFHTDWTNVDFVSSSEYVKQHNLLEGVPYEDNRFDVVYHSHVLEHFPKKNAHTFIKECYRVCKPGAIIRIAIPDLEQIALNYIKYLNESIAGVLGAEQKYAWTMLELFDQVVRSKTGGDMIAYIKDTSNNNDAFLLERNGQEVQRIMDMYRGHEVATSISYSFVDRFMEMPKRIRRKLIALLLGKEYAAYQIGKFRMEGEIHQWMYDRYSLKKMLEEAGFKNVQVKSKFESSIPDWETFNLDGKEGLLRKPDSLFVEAVK, from the coding sequence ATGGCGTCTAAATTGGCATATTTAAACTTGGGTTGCGGTGCAACTTTTCATACTGACTGGACGAATGTCGATTTTGTTTCGTCTTCAGAATACGTTAAGCAACATAATTTGTTGGAAGGTGTGCCATACGAAGATAATCGGTTTGATGTTGTTTATCATTCCCATGTGCTTGAACACTTTCCAAAAAAAAATGCACATACTTTTATAAAAGAATGCTATCGTGTTTGTAAGCCAGGAGCTATTATTCGAATTGCAATACCAGACTTAGAACAAATCGCTTTGAATTACATAAAGTACCTGAATGAAAGTATAGCAGGAGTGCTTGGAGCGGAGCAAAAGTATGCGTGGACCATGTTGGAACTATTCGATCAAGTAGTACGTTCAAAAACAGGTGGTGATATGATTGCATATATTAAAGATACATCTAACAATAATGATGCTTTTTTACTTGAAAGAAACGGACAGGAAGTGCAACGAATTATGGATATGTACAGAGGACATGAGGTTGCAACATCAATTAGTTACTCATTTGTTGATCGTTTTATGGAAATGCCGAAACGAATAAGAAGAAAGTTAATTGCTCTTTTGTTGGGCAAAGAATATGCTGCTTATCAAATTGGAAAGTTCAGAATGGAAGGAGAAATTCATCAATGGATGTATGATCGTTATTCTCTAAAAAAAATGTTAGAAGAGGCTGGATTTAAGAATGTTCAAGTGAAAAGTAAGTTTGAAAGTAGTATCCCCGATTGGGAAACTTTTAATTTGGATGGGAAAGAAGGTCTATTAAGAAAACCAGATTCGTTGTTTGTTGAAGCTGTAAAATAA
- a CDS encoding glycosyltransferase, protein MSKIKILKAATYYPDFISEVYLKKIFDPQLDYAANHKKLMDTCCAWSDFWKINLEALGEFEVQETVFNVEELQKKWAKENDFKYDQQDWKQSIYTEQLRVFQPDILVMQDMYHHSHYLTNLKKVIPSIKLIVGWDGILFHNKETFLDCDLILTCVQDTCDYYESFGFKTHFFKFGFETELLKKLKQNHEKYPVSFVGSLHLGPGYHLNRLKLISHIVSNVDMNIWAASFDYQWKLYSPHQIRRMMDFKFSLVYDIYKVAKRNKGMLFGIDMFQTLHDTKITFNSHGENSPKKAANMRLFEATGVGTCLLTDWKENLSDFFVPDVEVVTYKTKEEAVDKIKYLLNNEAERKKIADAGQKRTLENYSYQLRMIEIASLFKSML, encoded by the coding sequence ATGTCTAAAATAAAAATACTAAAGGCTGCAACCTATTATCCTGATTTTATTTCGGAGGTTTATTTGAAAAAGATATTCGATCCTCAGTTGGATTATGCTGCCAACCATAAAAAATTGATGGATACCTGTTGTGCATGGTCCGACTTTTGGAAAATTAATTTAGAGGCATTGGGTGAATTTGAAGTACAGGAAACCGTTTTTAATGTTGAAGAACTCCAAAAAAAATGGGCCAAGGAGAATGATTTTAAGTACGATCAGCAGGATTGGAAACAAAGCATTTATACCGAGCAGCTAAGGGTGTTTCAACCAGATATTTTGGTGATGCAGGATATGTATCACCATTCACATTATTTGACAAATCTTAAGAAGGTAATTCCTTCCATAAAATTAATTGTTGGTTGGGATGGGATACTTTTTCACAATAAGGAAACATTTCTTGATTGTGATTTAATTTTGACCTGTGTTCAGGATACATGTGATTATTATGAATCATTTGGCTTTAAAACTCATTTTTTTAAATTTGGTTTTGAAACTGAATTATTAAAAAAACTCAAACAGAACCATGAAAAATATCCTGTTTCTTTTGTGGGGTCGTTGCATTTGGGTCCGGGATACCATTTGAATCGGTTGAAACTGATTTCACATATTGTATCAAATGTTGACATGAATATTTGGGCGGCCTCTTTCGATTATCAATGGAAGCTCTATTCACCCCATCAGATTAGAAGAATGATGGATTTTAAGTTTTCATTGGTGTACGATATTTATAAAGTTGCCAAACGAAATAAAGGGATGCTTTTTGGCATAGATATGTTTCAAACGCTTCACGATACCAAAATTACATTCAATTCGCATGGTGAAAATTCACCTAAAAAAGCTGCAAATATGCGTTTGTTTGAAGCAACCGGTGTAGGCACCTGCTTGTTAACGGATTGGAAAGAAAATTTGTCTGACTTTTTTGTTCCTGATGTGGAAGTCGTTACGTATAAAACCAAAGAAGAGGCGGTAGATAAAATCAAATATTTGCTGAACAATGAAGCTGAAAGAAAAAAAATTGCAGATGCTGGGCAAAAACGAACTTTGGAAAACTACTCCTATCAATTGCGAATGATTGAAATTGCATCCTTGTTTAAATCGATGCTTTAA
- a CDS encoding TDP-N-acetylfucosamine:lipid II N-acetylfucosaminyltransferase — protein MKLHLTHDNVFIDNIVSACKELKLLEEHKFIVFPNDDTDVIKYTKSVEVITCVYNSERFLDSIGDWNQYSTVYIHWLWDRTQQLVLQIPKEVKVVWCFWGGDGLEVPELMNFVFQPQTARYITLNKKIKPLFTFSYQKLRQHLYKNYKHAGSFFKQHKKAVQRVNYFAHYLPYDFELINKANDSSMELVPFHYACIEDLMDFSSPVRVPQGNHIILGNSDTETNNHIEAIDILSKSNLQGYKIYCPLSYEGKQYSHDMASLGKKKLGSNFIPLLEFLPKSEYEKILSVAKVAIMNHNRSQALGNLAILLCNGTKVYMSEKSALYKFFKSNKVVVYSLQMDFQNANSATLDPLSLNEIEHNRKMMLELFGRDRYMEKLVNLFKL, from the coding sequence ATGAAGCTTCATTTAACGCACGATAATGTATTTATTGATAATATAGTTTCGGCATGTAAAGAGCTGAAATTATTGGAGGAGCATAAGTTTATCGTTTTTCCCAATGATGATACGGACGTAATAAAATATACCAAAAGTGTAGAAGTGATTACGTGTGTATATAATTCTGAACGCTTCCTGGATTCAATTGGTGATTGGAATCAATATTCTACAGTTTATATTCATTGGTTGTGGGATAGAACCCAACAATTGGTTTTGCAAATTCCTAAAGAGGTAAAAGTCGTTTGGTGTTTTTGGGGAGGAGATGGGTTAGAGGTTCCTGAATTGATGAATTTTGTTTTTCAGCCCCAAACAGCACGTTACATTACTTTAAATAAAAAAATAAAACCGCTATTCACATTTAGTTATCAAAAGCTTAGACAGCATCTATATAAAAATTATAAACATGCAGGTTCCTTTTTTAAGCAACATAAAAAGGCTGTACAACGTGTGAATTACTTTGCACACTACCTTCCATACGACTTTGAACTGATCAACAAGGCCAATGATTCCTCCATGGAACTGGTGCCATTTCATTATGCTTGTATTGAAGATTTGATGGATTTTTCTTCTCCTGTTCGTGTACCGCAAGGAAATCATATTATTCTAGGTAACAGCGATACGGAAACGAATAATCATATCGAAGCAATTGATATTCTGAGTAAATCAAATTTACAAGGATATAAAATATATTGTCCCCTTTCCTATGAAGGAAAACAGTATTCACACGATATGGCTTCACTCGGCAAAAAGAAGCTAGGAAGTAATTTTATTCCATTATTAGAGTTTTTACCTAAATCGGAATACGAAAAGATTTTGAGCGTAGCAAAAGTTGCAATCATGAATCATAATCGTTCGCAGGCACTCGGAAATCTAGCAATACTCTTATGCAATGGAACAAAAGTTTATATGAGTGAAAAGAGTGCATTATATAAATTTTTCAAATCAAATAAAGTTGTGGTTTATTCATTGCAAATGGATTTTCAGAATGCAAACAGCGCAACCTTAGATCCACTTTCTCTGAATGAAATTGAACATAATCGGAAGATGATGCTGGAACTCTTTGGGCGAGATCGATACATGGAAAAGTTGGTGAATTTATTTAAACTATAG
- a CDS encoding acetyltransferase, with product MLVIGAKGFAKELLHVLNKLPERGELVFYDDVSPNTSEQFMDTFLVVKNQEDAKAYFQKTDNRFVIGIGKPQLRQMFAEKMEAFGGIFTTVLSPTADIGIYNNRIAEGVVIMDRVIIETDNQIGKGCLIHVGTFISHDVKIGAYSEISPFVKLLGNVQIGSTCSIGTNAVILPNIKIGNNVVVGAGSVVTKDIPDNTTVAGVPAKPLLKNNK from the coding sequence ATGCTGGTTATAGGAGCAAAAGGCTTTGCAAAGGAGTTATTGCATGTATTAAACAAACTACCGGAGCGTGGTGAACTTGTTTTTTATGATGATGTTTCACCGAATACCTCTGAGCAGTTTATGGATACTTTTTTGGTTGTTAAAAATCAGGAAGATGCGAAAGCCTATTTTCAGAAAACAGATAATCGTTTTGTGATTGGGATAGGAAAACCTCAGTTAAGGCAAATGTTTGCCGAGAAAATGGAAGCATTCGGTGGAATATTTACAACAGTACTTTCACCAACGGCCGATATTGGTATTTATAATAATCGTATTGCTGAAGGTGTCGTAATTATGGATCGTGTTATCATTGAAACGGACAATCAGATTGGAAAAGGATGTTTGATTCATGTTGGCACTTTTATAAGTCATGATGTAAAGATTGGCGCCTATTCCGAAATTTCACCTTTTGTAAAACTGTTAGGTAATGTTCAAATTGGAAGTACCTGTTCCATTGGAACAAATGCTGTGATTTTGCCGAATATAAAAATAGGAAACAATGTTGTTGTTGGTGCCGGTTCTGTTGTTACAAAGGATATTCCCGATAATACTACGGTAGCTGGAGTGCCAGCAAAACCGCTGTTAAAAAATAATAAATGA
- a CDS encoding DegT/DnrJ/EryC1/StrS family aminotransferase has product MIQVTKTYLPSFDEYTAQLKRAWDKGWITNNGELVLELEQTLKKYLGVKHLFFCNNGTTVLQMALKALDIKKEVITTPFSYVATTTAILWENCTPVFVDINDQDYNVDATKIEAAITPNTEAILVTHVYGNPCNVEKIEAIAKKHNLKVIYDGAHAFGVNYKNKSLLSYGDIATCSFHATKLFHTVEGGAIITDNDEIANKLMLYRQFGHVYDDYYSVGINGKNSEFHAAMGLAVFPKLPELIEKRKILTNLYNQNLLPLGLIRPQPLTDTDYNYSYYPVVFSSEALLLNVKNKLAQNEINTRRYFYPSLNELPYLTQKYDCPISEDISRRVLCLPLYPDLETDTVAKICSVIKTNL; this is encoded by the coding sequence ATGATACAAGTAACAAAAACATATCTTCCATCTTTTGATGAATATACAGCGCAACTCAAAAGAGCTTGGGATAAAGGGTGGATAACCAATAATGGTGAGCTTGTTTTGGAATTAGAACAAACTCTGAAAAAGTATTTAGGTGTAAAGCATTTGTTTTTTTGTAACAATGGAACAACTGTTTTGCAAATGGCATTAAAAGCACTGGATATAAAGAAAGAAGTTATCACAACACCTTTCTCATACGTTGCTACTACCACCGCAATTCTGTGGGAGAACTGCACGCCTGTTTTTGTTGATATTAATGATCAGGATTATAATGTTGATGCTACTAAAATTGAAGCCGCAATCACTCCAAATACCGAAGCGATTTTAGTGACTCATGTGTATGGTAATCCTTGTAATGTAGAAAAAATTGAGGCCATTGCTAAAAAGCACAACCTGAAAGTGATTTATGATGGAGCACATGCATTCGGTGTAAATTATAAAAACAAAAGTTTATTGAGCTACGGAGATATTGCTACCTGCAGTTTTCACGCTACCAAATTGTTTCATACGGTTGAAGGTGGAGCAATCATTACTGATAATGATGAAATTGCGAATAAATTAATGCTGTATCGTCAGTTTGGGCATGTCTATGATGATTATTATAGCGTGGGAATAAATGGCAAAAATTCTGAATTTCATGCAGCAATGGGGTTGGCGGTATTCCCTAAACTCCCGGAGTTGATTGAGAAAAGAAAAATCCTTACAAACCTATATAATCAAAATTTGTTGCCGCTAGGATTGATTCGTCCACAGCCGCTGACGGATACGGATTACAATTACAGTTATTATCCGGTAGTGTTTTCTTCGGAAGCATTGTTGCTGAATGTAAAAAACAAGTTAGCGCAAAACGAAATTAATACCCGTAGATATTTTTATCCTTCATTAAATGAGTTACCATATCTAACCCAAAAGTATGATTGTCCTATTTCGGAAGACATAAGCAGAAGGGTATTGTGTTTGCCATTGTATCCTGATTTGGAAACGGACACTGTGGCTAAAATTTGTTCGGTTATCAAAACTAATTTATAA
- a CDS encoding ABC transporter ATP-binding protein, whose amino-acid sequence MNKSVIKVEHISKSYILKHQNAEAYTALRDVIANKVKSFGRSVTKDDLSREEFLAIDDISFDIKQGERVGIIGRNGAGKSTLLKMLSRIVTPTKGRITIDGRVASLLEVGTGFHPELTGRENIFLNGSILGMNKVEIKQKFDEIVAFAEVEKFLDTPVKRYSSGMYVRLAFAVAAHLEPEILVVDEVLAVGDAEFQKKCLGKMKDVSGEGRTVLFVSHNMGAIQSLCDKTIVLNRGKIVYDGDVNGGISYYLTNNNNQTVELSKRTDRNGNGQLKFTGISFEDVAGNSVEEILSGDALKVNVQFENEPNMDFSKLLVSVAFFDEYQNIVLSFVSDEMGTNFSFLKNNGVLHLRVPEFLLRGGQYSVRLFASYNGTLPECVCDNIENAIRLTVISSDFWKSGQTIRPGNYAVLNGEYF is encoded by the coding sequence ATGAATAAGTCCGTCATAAAAGTTGAACACATAAGTAAGAGTTACATTCTGAAGCATCAGAATGCGGAAGCTTACACAGCTTTGCGTGATGTGATTGCAAACAAAGTGAAATCGTTTGGTCGCTCTGTTACAAAAGATGATTTATCAAGAGAAGAGTTTTTGGCAATCGATGATATTTCATTTGATATCAAACAAGGCGAGCGAGTTGGAATAATCGGAAGAAATGGTGCAGGGAAATCTACATTGTTGAAAATGTTAAGCAGGATTGTGACTCCAACGAAAGGACGTATAACCATTGATGGTCGTGTTGCAAGTTTGTTAGAAGTTGGAACAGGTTTCCATCCCGAGTTAACAGGTCGAGAAAATATTTTTTTGAATGGTTCCATTTTAGGAATGAATAAAGTTGAAATCAAACAGAAGTTTGATGAAATTGTTGCCTTTGCTGAAGTGGAAAAATTTTTAGATACCCCTGTTAAGCGCTACTCATCAGGAATGTATGTGCGTTTAGCGTTTGCAGTTGCGGCTCATTTGGAACCTGAAATATTAGTCGTGGATGAGGTACTTGCAGTTGGAGATGCAGAGTTTCAAAAAAAATGTTTAGGAAAGATGAAAGATGTTTCCGGTGAAGGCAGAACAGTATTATTTGTTAGCCACAACATGGGCGCAATTCAATCATTGTGTGACAAAACCATCGTATTAAATCGTGGTAAAATTGTTTATGATGGTGATGTGAACGGTGGGATATCCTATTATTTGACAAATAATAACAATCAAACGGTGGAGCTGTCCAAACGCACAGATCGAAATGGAAATGGGCAGTTGAAATTTACCGGAATTTCTTTTGAAGATGTTGCAGGAAACTCCGTGGAAGAAATATTATCTGGAGATGCATTGAAAGTGAATGTGCAGTTTGAAAACGAGCCGAATATGGATTTTAGCAAACTGCTTGTTTCTGTTGCTTTTTTTGACGAATACCAAAACATTGTATTGTCTTTTGTTTCGGATGAAATGGGAACTAACTTTTCATTTTTAAAAAACAATGGGGTGCTTCATTTACGTGTTCCCGAATTTTTGTTGAGAGGAGGGCAATATTCAGTTCGTTTATTTGCTTCTTATAATGGCACACTTCCAGAATGTGTTTGTGATAATATTGAAAATGCAATCCGATTAACGGTAATATCGAGTGATTTCTGGAAATCAGGACAAACGATTCGTCCGGGTAATTATGCAGTACTAAATGGGGAATATTTCTAA
- the rny gene encoding ribonuclease Y has protein sequence MDIIIIAVIAAGGLILGALVTFFLIKMSNKGKASSIIKDAEIKGDVIIKEKNLLAKEKFLQLKAEHEKVINEKNQAILQSENRIKQKEQTLSQKQEQVQRKDAELDALRQNLTHQLDLLNAKQADVDKFHRRQVEQLETLSGMKAEDAKAQLVESLKAEARTQAMSHIKDIVEESKISANMEAKKVVIQTIQRVATEHAIENSVSIFNIENDEIKGRIIGREGRNIRALEAATGIEIIVDDTPEAIILSGFDPVRREIARLSLHQLVTDGRIHPARIEEVVEKVKKQIEDEIIEIGKRTTIDLGIHGLHPELIRMVGRMKYRSSYGQNLLQHSREVANLCATMAAELGLNVKMAKRAGLLHDIGKVPDDSPEVPHAILGMQLAEKYKEKPEVCNAIGAHHDEIEMTTLLSPIVQVCDAISGARPGARREVVEQYIKRLKDLEALAMSYPGVDKTYAIQAGRELRVLVSSDKVTDKDAETLSFDISQRIQTEMTYPGQVKVTVIRETRAVNYAK, from the coding sequence ATGGACATTATTATAATTGCAGTAATTGCCGCAGGAGGTTTGATTTTAGGGGCATTGGTTACATTTTTCCTCATAAAAATGTCGAACAAAGGCAAAGCGAGTAGCATTATCAAAGATGCTGAAATCAAAGGAGATGTGATTATCAAGGAGAAAAATTTACTTGCGAAAGAAAAATTTCTTCAGTTGAAAGCAGAACACGAGAAAGTAATCAACGAAAAAAATCAGGCCATTTTACAGTCAGAAAACAGAATCAAACAAAAAGAACAAACGCTTTCTCAAAAACAAGAGCAGGTTCAGCGCAAGGATGCTGAGTTGGATGCGTTGCGTCAGAACTTAACTCATCAATTGGATTTGTTGAATGCTAAACAAGCGGATGTAGATAAGTTTCACCGCAGACAAGTGGAGCAGTTGGAAACCTTAAGTGGAATGAAAGCGGAAGATGCGAAAGCACAATTGGTAGAGTCTTTAAAAGCTGAGGCCAGAACTCAAGCAATGTCGCATATAAAAGATATTGTTGAAGAGTCGAAAATCTCTGCAAATATGGAAGCAAAGAAAGTGGTGATTCAAACCATTCAACGTGTTGCTACGGAACATGCAATCGAAAACTCCGTTTCCATTTTCAATATCGAGAACGATGAAATCAAGGGAAGAATTATTGGTCGTGAAGGACGAAATATCCGTGCTTTAGAAGCAGCTACCGGAATTGAGATCATTGTAGATGATACTCCGGAAGCAATTATTTTATCAGGATTCGATCCTGTTAGAAGAGAGATTGCTCGTTTGTCGTTACATCAATTGGTTACCGATGGCCGTATCCACCCTGCTCGTATTGAAGAAGTAGTGGAGAAGGTGAAGAAACAAATTGAAGATGAAATTATTGAAATTGGTAAACGTACAACCATCGATTTAGGGATTCATGGATTGCATCCCGAATTAATTCGTATGGTTGGAAGAATGAAATACCGTTCATCGTACGGACAAAATTTATTACAACACTCCCGTGAAGTTGCAAACCTTTGCGCTACGATGGCCGCTGAGTTGGGCTTAAATGTGAAGATGGCGAAACGTGCAGGATTGTTACATGATATAGGTAAAGTGCCGGATGATTCACCAGAGGTGCCACATGCAATTTTAGGGATGCAGTTGGCCGAAAAATATAAAGAGAAACCGGAAGTATGTAATGCAATCGGAGCTCATCATGATGAAATTGAAATGACAACCTTATTGTCGCCAATCGTTCAAGTTTGCGATGCGATCAGTGGTGCTCGTCCAGGTGCAAGACGAGAAGTTGTTGAACAATACATCAAACGTTTGAAAGATTTGGAAGCATTGGCAATGTCTTATCCTGGAGTTGATAAAACATATGCGATTCAAGCCGGACGTGAGTTGCGAGTATTGGTGTCAAGCGATAAGGTGACAGATAAAGATGCAGAAACACTTTCGTTTGATATTTCACAACGTATTCAAACGGAAATGACATATCCTGGGCAAGTGAAAGTAACGGTGATTCGTGAAACTAGAGCTGTTAATTACGCGAAGTAA
- a CDS encoding cell division protein ZapA codes for MAEISLKIIIAGRTYPLTVKKEEEQAVQYAARLINEKVKEFEQNYSVRDKQDLLAMSALNLLATQQNTPKKSPELESEINQLDLFVSDYLQKESNP; via the coding sequence ATGGCTGAGATATCGTTAAAAATAATCATTGCGGGACGCACCTATCCACTTACCGTTAAGAAGGAGGAGGAGCAGGCTGTACAGTATGCCGCACGATTGATTAACGAGAAGGTGAAAGAGTTTGAGCAAAATTATTCGGTACGTGATAAGCAGGATTTGTTGGCTATGAGCGCATTGAATTTATTGGCTACTCAACAGAATACACCTAAAAAATCGCCTGAGTTAGAAAGTGAAATCAATCAACTCGATCTATTTGTTTCCGATTATCTTCAAAAAGAGTCCAATCCTTAG